One segment of Meriones unguiculatus strain TT.TT164.6M chromosome X, Bangor_MerUng_6.1, whole genome shotgun sequence DNA contains the following:
- the Plp1 gene encoding myelin proteolipid protein isoform X2, translated as MGLLECCARCLVGAPFASLVATGLCFFGVALFCGCGHEALTGTEKLIETYFSKNYQDYEYLINVIHAFQYVIYGTASFFFLYGALLLAEGFYTTGAVRQIFGDYKTTICGKGLSATFVGITYALTVVWLLVFACSAVPVYIYFNTWTTCQSIAFPSKTSASIGSLCADARMYGVLPWNAFPGKVCGSNLLSICKTAEFQMTFHLFIAAFVGAAATLVSLLTFMIAATYNFAVLKLMGRGTKF; from the exons GCTTGTTAGAGTGCTGTGCAAGATGTCTGGTAGGGGCTCCCTTTGCTTCCCTGGTGGCCACTGGATTGTGTTTCTTTGGAGTGGCGCTGTTCTGTGGATGTGGACACGAAGCTCTCACTGGTACAGAAAAGCTAATTGAGACCTATTTCTCCAAAAATTACCAGGACTATGAGTATCTCATTAATGT GATTCATGCCTTCCAGTATGTCATCTATGGAActgcctctttcttcttcctttatggGGCCCTCCTGCTGGCTGAGGGCTTCTACACCACCGGTGCAGTCAGGCAGATCTTTGGCGACTACAAGACCACCATCTGCGGCAAGGGCCTGAGCGCAACG TTTGTGGGCATCACCTATGCCCTGACTGTTGTATGGCTCCTGGTGTTTGCCTGCTCTGCTGTGCCTGTGTACATTTACTTCAATACCTGGACCACCTGTCAGTCTATCGCCTTTCCTAGCAAGACCTCCGCCAGTATAGGCAGTCTCTGTGCTGATGCAAGAATGTATG GTGTTCTCCCATGGAATGCTTTTCCTGGCAAGGTCTGTGGCTCCAACCTTCTGTCCATCTGCAAAACAGCCGAG TTCCAAATGACCTTCCACCTGTTTATTGCTGCGTTTGTGGGTGCTGCAGCCACACTAGTTTCTCTG CTCACCTTCATGATTGCTGCCACTTACAACTTCGCCGTCCTTAAACTCATGGGCCGAGGCACCAAGTTCTGA
- the Plp1 gene encoding myelin proteolipid protein isoform X1, with amino-acid sequence MGLLECCARCLVGAPFASLVATGLCFFGVALFCGCGHEALTGTEKLIETYFSKNYQDYEYLINVIHAFQYVIYGTASFFFLYGALLLAEGFYTTGAVRQIFGDYKTTICGKGLSATVTGGQKGRGSRGQHQAHSLERVCHCLGKWLGHPDKFVGITYALTVVWLLVFACSAVPVYIYFNTWTTCQSIAFPSKTSASIGSLCADARMYGVLPWNAFPGKVCGSNLLSICKTAEFQMTFHLFIAAFVGAAATLVSLLTFMIAATYNFAVLKLMGRGTKF; translated from the exons GCTTGTTAGAGTGCTGTGCAAGATGTCTGGTAGGGGCTCCCTTTGCTTCCCTGGTGGCCACTGGATTGTGTTTCTTTGGAGTGGCGCTGTTCTGTGGATGTGGACACGAAGCTCTCACTGGTACAGAAAAGCTAATTGAGACCTATTTCTCCAAAAATTACCAGGACTATGAGTATCTCATTAATGT GATTCATGCCTTCCAGTATGTCATCTATGGAActgcctctttcttcttcctttatggGGCCCTCCTGCTGGCTGAGGGCTTCTACACCACCGGTGCAGTCAGGCAGATCTTTGGCGACTACAAGACCACCATCTGCGGCAAGGGCCTGAGCGCAACGGTAACAGGGGGCCAGAAGGGGAGGGGTTCCAGAGGCCAACATCAAGCTCATTCTTTGGAGCGGGTGTGTCATTGTTTGGGAAAATGGCTAGGACATCCCGACAAG TTTGTGGGCATCACCTATGCCCTGACTGTTGTATGGCTCCTGGTGTTTGCCTGCTCTGCTGTGCCTGTGTACATTTACTTCAATACCTGGACCACCTGTCAGTCTATCGCCTTTCCTAGCAAGACCTCCGCCAGTATAGGCAGTCTCTGTGCTGATGCAAGAATGTATG GTGTTCTCCCATGGAATGCTTTTCCTGGCAAGGTCTGTGGCTCCAACCTTCTGTCCATCTGCAAAACAGCCGAG TTCCAAATGACCTTCCACCTGTTTATTGCTGCGTTTGTGGGTGCTGCAGCCACACTAGTTTCTCTG CTCACCTTCATGATTGCTGCCACTTACAACTTCGCCGTCCTTAAACTCATGGGCCGAGGCACCAAGTTCTGA